A region from the Coffea eugenioides isolate CCC68of chromosome 9, Ceug_1.0, whole genome shotgun sequence genome encodes:
- the LOC113783567 gene encoding B3 domain-containing transcription factor VRN1-like, with translation MEDSDNQEGSTMKNNRDWQSLDASSFYRIITQPAVDEGQLGLPKNFVKEYGDEICSSVRLNVPSGGIFRVGIEKDENMLWLRDGWQRFAEHHSLTFGHFLWFKYKGNSEFDVAIFDLTATEIDYQCCSNNSKKFNPVAETTVPEPEHDAFCSAKADDRHPIEISSSSETEEVEIRDVTTDSGNPRSIRRRSRRRGKKISEHDVVTRLFKSDNPYFSMTMKEYNLSRCYIVHVPAEFSSTYLRTDKKSVELQDSDGNKWTVGVIVRHGRVISLSKGWGYFCRDHKLCSGDVCVFEVIKSRPVVIKVTIFPARESVEVK, from the coding sequence ATGGAAGATTCAGATAATCAAGAAGGGTCAACAATGAAGAACAACAGGGACTGGCAGAGTTTGGATGCCTCGAGTTTCTACCGGATAATTACGCAGCCTGCTGTTGATGAAGGCCAATTGGGATTGCCCAAGAACTTCGTTAAAGAATACGGTGACGAAATCTGCTCCAGTGTCAGGCTTAATGTTCCATCTGGTGGCATATTTCGTGTTGGAATTGAGAAGGATGAGAATATGCTCTGGCTCCGTGATGGTTGGCAAAGATTTGCCGAGCATCATTCTTTGACATTTGGACACTTTCTGTGGTTCAAATATAAAGGAAATTCAGAATTTGATGTTGCCATATTTGATCTCACTGCTACAGAGATTGATTATCAATGCTGCAGTAATAACAGTAAAAAGTTCAATCCCGTAGCAGAGACTACAGTTCCCGAACCCGAACACGACGCTTTTTGTTCTGCCAAAGCAGATGATCGTCATCCCATAGAAATCTCGTCTTCTTCAGAGACCGAGGAAGTAGAAATTCGCGATGTAACTACTGATTCGGGTAACCCTCGTTCGATCAGGAGGAGGtcaagaagaagaggaaagaaaatttCGGAGCACGACGTTGTTACAAGGCTGTTCAAATCAGACAATCCATACTTCTCAATGACAATGAAAGAGTACAATTTGAGCCGCTGTTATATTGTGCATGTTCCAGCTGAATTTTCTAGCACTTATCTGCGCACTGATAAAAAATCTGTTGAACTTCAGGATTCTGATGGAAACAAGTGGACTGTTGGTGTCATAGTCAGACATGGTAGGGTTATAAGTCTAAGCAAGGGATGGGGTTATTTTTGTAGGGATCACAAATTGTGTTCTGGAGATGTCTGTGTCTTTGAGGTGATCAAATCTAGACCCGTGGTGATAAAGGTGACTATTTTTCCTGCCAGAGAAAGTGTAGAAGTGAAGTAG
- the LOC113748453 gene encoding uncharacterized protein LOC113748453, with protein MPPRTRSISRVEKLILPDPVSIAWSECGENDLKLCITNYFKCKKPMAGKVGSSRQGRAQFPMERELEFAEYLVEFKRANRMNKGNLKSEVFPAIVDKFAKKGCHFDPTQIKAKYYALRHLTQEYNRMRLRVTGAGWDPLLQTVIMDESKWQAVIKENPSFKTYHNKDCRVFYILSEVFDKMDAQGRYARDSNQPPVDINDEIRVRQSQAYDNMGGQGTEHVDLTDDIIPPMQSIGKSDAKHSKGKGKGKRKTLESSSAKDGDPPPGLSRSSYNNVISWMDATFASDRSTSQSVDAPPPPPAAAPAPPPPIYVDDDPYSVAKADEALTKIEGLSDKVAVTAAWKLADSADHRRMFLIQKSEARKRLYALKIGGGELDD; from the exons ATGCCGCCGCGCACTAGATCCATTTCTAGAG TCGAAAAACTCATACTTCCTGATCCTGTTAGCATTGCTTGGTCCGAGTGTGGAGAGAACGACTTAAAGCTTTGCATCACCAATTACTTCAAG TGTAAAAAACCAATGGCTGGTAAGGTTGGTTCATCAAGGCAAGGTCGAGCCCAATTTCCAATGGAGCGAGAGCTTGAATTTGCGGAGTACTTGGTTGAATTTAAACGGGCTAATAGAATGAACAAGGGCAACTTAAAGAGTGAGGTCTTCCCGGCAATTGTTGATAAATTTGCCAAAAAAGGATGCCACTTTGATCCAACTCAAATCAAGGCGAAGTATTATGCATTACGTCATCTGACACAAGAATACAATCGCATGCGATTGAGGGTGACTGGGGCCGGATGGGATCCCCTCCTCCAGACTGTAATCATGGACGAAAGCAAATGGCAAGCTGTGATTAAG GAGAATCCATCCTTTAAGACTTACCACAACAAAGATTGCCGTGTCTTCTACATATTGTCGGAGGTGTTTGACAAAATGGATGCCCAAGGGCGATATGCAAGGGACTCGAACCAACCACCGGTTGACATCAATGACGAGATAAGAGTGAGGCAAAGTCAAGCGTATGACAATATGGGTGGCCAGGGCACGGAGCACGTGGACCTGACTGATGATATAATCCCTCCTATGCAGTCAATTGGGAAATCGGATGCCAAACATTCGAAAGGCAAAGGCAAAGGGAAAAGGAAGACTCTGGAATCTTCATCCGCCAAAGACGGCGACCCTCCGCCTGGTCTAAGTCGTTCCTCCTACAATAATGTAATATCTTGGATGGATGCGACGTTTGCTTCCGATCGGAGCACGTCCCAGAGCGTAGATGCCCCACCTCCCCCACCTGCTGCTGCTCCAGCTCCTCCTCCTCCGATTTACGTGGATGATGACCCTTACTCGGTGGCAAAGGCAGATGAAGCCTTAACCAAAATAGAAGGCTTGTCGGATAAAGTAGCTGTCACAGCAGCTTGGAAGTTGGCTGATTCTGCTGACCATCGGAGGATGTTTTTGATTCAGAAGAGTGAGGCTAGGAAGCGGTTATATGCACTGAAGATTGGGGGGGGCGAACTAGATGATTGA